A part of Deltaproteobacteria bacterium RBG_16_64_85 genomic DNA contains:
- a CDS encoding sulfate adenylyltransferase encodes MDPLDALENQSIYIFREAYRKFKDLAMLWSIGKDSTTLLWLARKAFFGRVPFPLVHIDTNYKVPQMIEYRDRMAAEWGVTLIVGQNKEALCEGMHPSKGRFVCCNALKTQGLQQILDKYGFKGIFLGIRRDEEGSRAKERVFSPRDKNFEWNYKDQPPELWDQFNTSFGPETHVRIHPLLSWTELDIWEYIRRERVPLCPLYLSKDGKRFRSLGCVPCTDPIDSNAATVDEIIEELKATTAPERSGRAQDQEQAYAMQKLRSLGYM; translated from the coding sequence GTGGATCCTCTCGACGCACTGGAAAATCAAAGCATCTACATCTTCCGGGAGGCGTACCGGAAGTTCAAGGACCTGGCGATGCTCTGGTCGATCGGGAAGGACTCGACGACCCTTCTGTGGCTCGCCCGCAAGGCGTTCTTCGGCCGGGTGCCCTTCCCCCTCGTCCACATCGACACGAACTACAAGGTTCCGCAGATGATCGAGTATCGCGACCGAATGGCCGCCGAGTGGGGGGTTACGCTCATCGTCGGGCAGAACAAGGAGGCCCTCTGCGAAGGGATGCACCCCTCCAAGGGGCGGTTCGTCTGCTGCAACGCCCTGAAGACCCAGGGCCTCCAGCAGATCCTCGACAAGTACGGGTTCAAGGGGATCTTCCTGGGGATCCGGCGGGACGAGGAAGGGTCGCGTGCCAAGGAGCGCGTCTTCTCCCCCCGGGACAAGAACTTCGAGTGGAACTACAAGGACCAGCCCCCGGAACTGTGGGACCAGTTCAACACCTCCTTCGGGCCGGAAACGCACGTCCGCATCCATCCGCTGCTCTCCTGGACGGAGCTGGACATCTGGGAGTACATCCGCAGGGAGCGGGTCCCGCTCTGCCCGCTCTACCTGTCGAAAGACGGAAAGCGGTTCCGGTCGCTGGGCTGCGTCCCATGCACCGATCCGATCGACTCGAACGCCGCCACCGTGGACGAGATCATCGAGGAGCTTAAAGCGACGACGGCTCCCGAGCGGTCCGGGCGCGCGCAGGACCAGGAGCAGGCGTACGCCATGCAGAAGCTGCGCTCCCTGGGGTACATGTGA